A section of the Akkermansia muciniphila genome encodes:
- a CDS encoding TIM-barrel domain-containing protein yields the protein MGNSIDHGMFRKSVLLACGLSFSFSGLALAASGAQAPEQQVQAVEGARKINPAAVEVLLGKNQRMTFDFYGDNVFRIFRDDKGGIIRDPKAEPEAKILVDNPRKPVSKLDVDQKDGVVTITTGKIRIEIDKKTSLLKIINLKDNSVVVEQASPVLFEKGKTSFSLKANPDEYFYGGGVQNGRFSHKGKVISIENQNSWTDGGVASPTPFYWSTNGYGVMWHTFKKGQYDFGSKEKNLVNLQHDEDYLDVFFMVNDGAVSLLGDFYQLTGAPVLLPKFAFYQGHLNAYNRDYWKEDEKGILFEDGKRYKESQKDNGGIKESLNGEKDNYQFSGRAVVDRYKAHDMPLGWLLPNDGYGAGYGQTDTLDGNIANLKSLADYARKNGVEIGLWTQSDLHPKPEISALLQRDIVKEVRDAGVRVLKTDVAWVGAGYSFGLNGITDVAQIMTYYGNDSRPFIISLDGWAGTQRYAGIWSGDQTGGVWEYIRFHIPTYIGSGLSGQPNIGSDMDGIFGGKNALVNVRDFQWKTFTPMELNMDGWGANEKYPHVFGEPYASINRWYLKLKSELLPYAYSIAEEAVSGKPMVRAMFLEYPNPYTLGKATQYQFMYGPYFLVAPVYQETRADKEGNDVRHGIYLPEGQWIDYFTGDLYEGGKIYNDFNAPLWKLPVFVKNGAIIPMANPNNNVAEINPDLRIYELYPHGNTSFSTYDDDGVTEEYRAGKGVRTLVESRVDDKNNATVTVHPAAGDFTGFQKKKATEFRVNVTQKPSKVSARVGENEVSLAEANSRDDFNSRENVYFYDQAPNLNRFATKGSDFGKKVIAKNPQLLVKLAPADITAAPTVLSVEGFRFEPAEKYRVSSGALTAPANARVTEENTAAYTLTPSWDAVPNADFYEIEFGGMLYTTIKGTEFLFEDLEAETPYSFNVRAVNKDGHSAWTAISAKTKANPLEFAIPGIEGETSVENQGNSLTKLFDFKEKDAWHTKYNEKAVPFDLVLDLKTINKLEKFHYVPREDGGNGTLLKGSVSYSMDRENWTKAGTFQWDKNGEVKIFNFKDAPTARYIKLNVTEGVGDYGSGREIYVFKVPGTESYLPGDINNDGKIDRNDLTSYTNYTGLRKGDSDFEGYISNGDINKNGLIDAYDISVVATQLEDEADHPQEEAAAKDEEAEKKDGDEDKEKAAAKKQKKEHVDGKLVLSTDKKKYAKGDTVKVTVKGRNLRLVNALSFALPYNPQDLEFVGVEVKGMKKMENLTNDRLHTNGTKALYPTFVNIGDKEPVEGSSELFVLKFKARRDVKFQPKLTDGMVVDKKLNTKKL from the coding sequence ATGGGAAACTCAATTGACCATGGCATGTTCCGGAAGTCCGTTCTGCTGGCTTGCGGATTGTCCTTTTCCTTTTCCGGGCTGGCCCTTGCCGCATCAGGCGCCCAGGCGCCGGAGCAACAGGTCCAGGCTGTTGAAGGCGCCAGGAAAATCAACCCTGCCGCCGTGGAAGTGCTGCTTGGAAAAAATCAGCGGATGACGTTTGATTTTTACGGAGACAATGTCTTCCGTATTTTCCGGGACGACAAGGGCGGCATCATCCGGGACCCCAAGGCGGAACCGGAGGCTAAAATCCTGGTGGACAATCCCCGGAAGCCGGTTTCCAAACTGGACGTGGACCAGAAGGACGGCGTGGTTACCATTACCACCGGCAAGATCAGGATTGAAATAGACAAGAAAACCTCCCTGCTCAAAATCATTAACCTCAAGGATAATTCCGTGGTGGTGGAGCAGGCGTCCCCCGTTCTTTTTGAGAAGGGTAAAACCAGCTTTTCCCTGAAGGCGAATCCGGATGAGTATTTCTACGGCGGCGGCGTGCAGAACGGCCGCTTTTCCCACAAGGGGAAGGTGATTTCCATTGAGAACCAGAACAGCTGGACGGACGGCGGCGTGGCCTCCCCCACTCCCTTCTACTGGTCCACCAACGGTTACGGCGTCATGTGGCACACCTTCAAGAAGGGCCAGTATGATTTCGGTTCCAAGGAGAAGAACCTGGTCAACCTCCAGCATGATGAAGATTATCTGGACGTCTTTTTCATGGTTAATGACGGAGCCGTCAGCCTGCTGGGGGATTTTTACCAGCTTACCGGAGCGCCCGTGCTGCTGCCCAAGTTCGCCTTTTACCAGGGCCACCTGAACGCCTACAACCGTGACTACTGGAAGGAAGACGAGAAGGGCATCCTGTTTGAGGACGGCAAGCGGTACAAGGAAAGCCAGAAGGACAACGGCGGGATCAAGGAATCCCTGAACGGGGAAAAGGACAACTACCAGTTCTCCGGCCGGGCCGTGGTGGACCGCTACAAGGCGCATGACATGCCCCTGGGCTGGCTTCTGCCAAACGACGGCTACGGAGCCGGGTACGGGCAGACGGATACGCTGGACGGCAATATTGCGAATTTGAAGAGCCTGGCGGACTACGCCAGAAAGAACGGCGTGGAGATCGGCCTGTGGACGCAGTCCGACCTGCATCCCAAGCCGGAAATCAGCGCCCTGCTCCAGCGTGACATCGTGAAGGAAGTCCGGGACGCCGGAGTGCGCGTGCTGAAGACGGACGTCGCCTGGGTGGGCGCGGGCTATTCCTTCGGCCTGAACGGCATTACGGACGTGGCCCAGATCATGACCTATTACGGGAATGACAGCCGTCCGTTCATCATCTCCTTGGACGGCTGGGCCGGGACCCAGCGTTATGCCGGCATCTGGTCCGGCGACCAGACGGGCGGCGTCTGGGAATACATCCGTTTCCACATTCCCACTTACATCGGGTCCGGGCTTTCCGGCCAGCCAAATATCGGTTCCGACATGGACGGCATTTTCGGCGGCAAGAACGCCCTGGTGAATGTCCGCGATTTCCAGTGGAAGACCTTCACCCCCATGGAACTGAACATGGACGGCTGGGGCGCCAATGAAAAGTATCCCCATGTCTTCGGCGAGCCCTACGCCTCCATCAACCGGTGGTATTTGAAGCTCAAGTCGGAACTGCTGCCGTACGCGTACAGCATCGCGGAGGAGGCCGTTTCCGGAAAGCCCATGGTCCGGGCCATGTTCCTGGAATACCCCAACCCCTACACCCTGGGTAAGGCCACCCAGTACCAGTTTATGTACGGCCCCTATTTCCTGGTGGCTCCCGTCTACCAGGAAACGCGGGCGGACAAGGAAGGGAATGACGTGCGCCACGGCATTTACCTGCCGGAAGGCCAGTGGATCGACTACTTTACCGGGGACCTGTACGAGGGCGGCAAGATTTACAATGATTTTAACGCCCCCTTGTGGAAACTGCCCGTGTTCGTGAAAAACGGCGCGATCATCCCCATGGCGAATCCGAACAACAACGTTGCGGAAATCAACCCGGACCTGCGCATTTACGAGCTTTATCCGCACGGCAATACCTCCTTCTCCACGTATGACGACGACGGCGTGACGGAGGAATACCGGGCCGGCAAGGGCGTGCGCACCCTGGTGGAATCCAGGGTGGACGACAAGAACAACGCGACCGTCACCGTTCATCCGGCAGCAGGGGATTTCACGGGCTTCCAGAAGAAGAAGGCCACGGAGTTCCGCGTGAACGTGACGCAGAAGCCGTCCAAGGTTTCCGCCAGGGTGGGGGAAAATGAAGTCAGTCTGGCGGAAGCGAATTCCAGGGATGATTTCAATTCCCGCGAAAACGTGTATTTCTATGACCAGGCTCCCAACCTGAACAGGTTTGCGACCAAGGGAAGCGATTTTGGGAAGAAGGTGATTGCCAAAAACCCGCAGCTGCTGGTGAAGCTGGCCCCGGCGGATATTACGGCTGCCCCCACCGTGCTTTCCGTGGAAGGCTTCCGCTTTGAACCCGCTGAAAAATACCGTGTCTCTTCCGGCGCCCTGACCGCTCCCGCTAATGCTAGGGTGACGGAGGAAAACACGGCCGCATATACCTTGACTCCTTCATGGGATGCTGTTCCGAACGCGGATTTCTATGAAATCGAGTTCGGCGGGATGCTGTACACCACAATCAAGGGCACGGAATTCCTGTTTGAGGATTTGGAGGCGGAAACGCCCTATTCCTTCAACGTGCGCGCCGTCAACAAGGACGGCCATTCCGCCTGGACGGCCATCAGCGCGAAGACCAAGGCCAACCCGCTTGAGTTCGCCATTCCGGGGATCGAAGGCGAAACGAGCGTGGAAAACCAGGGCAATTCCCTGACGAAGCTCTTTGACTTCAAGGAAAAGGACGCGTGGCACACGAAGTACAACGAGAAGGCCGTGCCGTTTGACCTGGTTCTGGACCTGAAGACCATCAACAAGCTTGAGAAATTCCATTACGTTCCCCGTGAGGACGGCGGCAACGGAACGCTCCTGAAGGGCTCCGTTTCCTACAGCATGGACCGGGAAAACTGGACGAAGGCCGGAACGTTCCAGTGGGACAAGAATGGAGAAGTGAAGATCTTCAACTTCAAGGACGCCCCCACGGCGCGCTACATCAAGCTGAATGTCACGGAAGGCGTGGGCGACTACGGTTCCGGACGGGAAATCTACGTCTTCAAGGTTCCGGGCACGGAAAGCTACCTGCCGGGCGACATCAACAACGACGGCAAGATTGACCGGAACGACCTGACTTCCTACACCAACTACACGGGCCTGAGGAAGGGCGATTCCGACTTTGAAGGCTATATCAGCAACGGGGACATCAACAAGAATGGCCTCATTGACGCCTATGACATTTCCGTGGTAGCCACCCAGCTGGAAGACGAAGCCGACCATCCCCAGGAGGAAGCCGCGGCGAAGGACGAGGAAGCCGAAAAGAAAGACGGCGATGAAGACAAGGAAAAGGCCGCCGCGAAGAAACAGAAGAAGGAACACGTGGATGGGAAGCTGGTGCTCAGTACTGATAAGAAGAAGTACGCCAAGGGAGACACCGTCAAGGTGACCGTGAAGGGCAGGAACCTACGCCTGGTGAATGCGCTGAGCTTCGCCCTTCCCTATAATCCGCAGGATCTGGAATTCGTGGGCGTGGAGGTCAAGGGCATGAAGAAGATGGAGAACCTGACGAACGACAGGCTCCATACGAACGGGACCAAGGCCCTGTATCCCACCTTCGTCAACATCGGAGACAAGGAGCCCGTTGAAGGTTCCTCCGAGCTCTTTGTGCTGAAATTCAAGGCCCGCCGCGACGTGAAATTCCAACCGAAGCTTACGGACGGCATGGTAGTGGATAAAAAGCTGAACACCAAGAAACTGTAA
- the phnW gene encoding 2-aminoethylphosphonate--pyruvate transaminase: MRNYLLLTPGPLSTSESVRQAMLQDWCTWDKDYNEGVVTVIREQLLKLAGLDGEYTTVLLQGSGTYAVEATLSCAVRPQDKLLIVANGAYGKRMGDIARRHGLNHVLVSLKETAPVTPEAVRRALEEHPDITHLAMVHCETTTGILNPVEAVARAIRGRGLTFIVDAMSSFGGIPIDIRKLGIDFLVSSANKCIQGVPGFGFVIARRSSLARCEGASRSLSLDLYDQWAEMEKGHGKWRFTSPTHVVRAFFQAMKELEEEGGVEARHDRYRENHAELVEGMRRSGFRTLLPDELQSPIITSFLYPEEDFDFQKFYEALKERGFVIYPGKISEAPTFRIGNIGDVFPDDFRRLAEAVADIRRNK; the protein is encoded by the coding sequence ATGAGAAATTACCTTCTTCTTACCCCCGGCCCGCTGAGCACTTCCGAATCCGTCCGCCAGGCCATGCTTCAGGACTGGTGCACCTGGGACAAGGATTACAACGAGGGCGTGGTCACCGTCATCCGGGAACAGCTTTTGAAGCTGGCCGGGCTGGACGGCGAATACACCACCGTTCTTTTACAGGGCAGCGGCACCTATGCCGTGGAAGCCACGCTGAGCTGCGCCGTCAGGCCGCAGGACAAGCTGCTGATCGTCGCCAACGGGGCGTACGGCAAGCGCATGGGGGACATCGCCCGCCGCCATGGCCTGAATCACGTCCTCGTTTCCCTGAAGGAGACGGCGCCCGTGACGCCGGAGGCCGTGCGGCGCGCGCTGGAGGAGCACCCGGACATCACCCACCTGGCCATGGTGCACTGTGAGACCACCACCGGCATCCTGAATCCCGTGGAGGCCGTCGCCAGGGCGATCCGCGGCCGCGGCCTGACGTTCATCGTAGACGCCATGAGCAGCTTCGGCGGCATTCCCATTGACATCCGCAAGCTGGGAATCGACTTCCTGGTCAGCAGCGCGAACAAGTGCATCCAGGGCGTTCCGGGCTTTGGCTTCGTCATTGCCAGGCGCTCCTCCCTGGCCCGGTGCGAGGGGGCGTCCCGCTCCCTGTCCCTGGATCTGTATGACCAGTGGGCGGAGATGGAGAAGGGCCATGGCAAGTGGCGCTTTACCTCCCCCACGCATGTGGTGCGCGCCTTCTTCCAGGCCATGAAGGAGCTGGAAGAGGAGGGCGGCGTAGAAGCCCGCCATGACCGGTACCGGGAAAACCACGCGGAGCTGGTGGAGGGGATGCGCCGGAGCGGGTTCCGGACCCTGCTGCCGGACGAGCTCCAGTCCCCCATCATCACGTCCTTCCTGTACCCGGAGGAGGATTTTGATTTCCAGAAGTTTTACGAGGCCTTGAAGGAACGGGGCTTTGTCATTTACCCCGGCAAGATTTCGGAAGCCCCTACCTTCCGCATCGGCAATATCGGGGACGTGTTCCCGGACGATTTCCGCCGCCTGGCGGAGGCCGTGGCGGATATCCGCCGGAACAAGTAA
- a CDS encoding ABC transporter ATP-binding protein codes for MLQLKNIKKVYNGVPILNGISLDIGKGEIVSILGPSGSGKTTLLNVILGLAELDGGQILFDGEDVSGTPMQRRGFNIVFQDYALFPNLNAYRNITYGLKNKPGASSAREVRELVELLGLSEHLDKRIDQLSGGQKQRVALARTLVMKPRILLLDEPLSALDGVIKESIKSRIKTIAREYNLTTIIVTHDPEEALTLSDRVLILNEGGISQYSTPREIISSPSNSFVKQFILNQLEIKRNNILSLFEGSYA; via the coding sequence ATGCTACAATTGAAAAATATCAAGAAAGTCTATAACGGAGTTCCCATTCTGAACGGCATCAGCCTGGACATCGGGAAAGGGGAGATCGTCTCCATCCTGGGGCCGTCCGGCAGCGGAAAGACCACGCTGCTGAACGTCATCCTGGGGCTGGCGGAGCTGGACGGCGGCCAGATCCTCTTTGACGGGGAGGACGTGAGCGGCACGCCCATGCAGCGGCGCGGCTTCAACATCGTGTTCCAGGATTACGCCCTGTTCCCCAACCTGAACGCCTACCGGAACATCACGTACGGCCTGAAGAACAAGCCGGGAGCCAGCTCCGCCCGGGAGGTGCGGGAGCTGGTGGAGCTGCTGGGCCTGAGCGAACATCTGGACAAGCGCATTGACCAGCTTTCCGGCGGCCAGAAGCAGCGCGTGGCCCTGGCCCGCACGCTGGTGATGAAGCCCCGCATCCTGCTGCTGGACGAACCCCTGAGCGCCCTGGACGGCGTCATCAAGGAGTCCATCAAGTCCCGCATCAAGACGATTGCCCGGGAGTACAACCTGACCACGATCATCGTGACTCATGATCCGGAGGAGGCCCTCACCCTGTCCGACCGGGTGCTGATCCTGAACGAGGGGGGCATTTCCCAGTATTCCACACCGCGGGAAATCATTTCCAGCCCCAGCAACAGCTTTGTGAAGCAGTTCATTCTGAACCAGCTGGAGATCAAGAGGAATAACATTCTTTCCCTCTTTGAGGGTTCCTATGCATAA
- the phnX gene encoding phosphonoacetaldehyde hydrolase, giving the protein MNKVSCIIMDWAGTAVDFGCFAPLNVFLSVFREKGLDITYRQAREPMGLLKVDHIRAILEMEPVREQFERKYGRSWNESDVRELYAGFETHLFASLKDFTTPIPGVVETLEGLKAQGIKVGSTTGYTAEMMDIVRPGAAARGYVVDNLVTPDEVPAGRPAPYMVYRNMIDLEVPSVKQVVKVGDTMADIREGLNAGVHTVGIITGSNELGLGEEDYEATPAEELNRMKEEVRRRMLDAGAHYVLDSIRELPACIEEINASMNR; this is encoded by the coding sequence ATGAATAAAGTCAGTTGCATCATCATGGATTGGGCCGGCACGGCCGTGGACTTCGGCTGTTTCGCTCCCCTGAACGTTTTTTTGAGCGTGTTCAGGGAAAAGGGCCTGGATATCACCTACAGGCAGGCGCGGGAACCCATGGGGTTGCTGAAAGTGGACCACATCCGCGCCATTCTGGAAATGGAGCCGGTGCGCGAACAGTTTGAACGGAAGTACGGCCGTTCCTGGAATGAATCCGACGTGCGGGAGCTTTACGCCGGTTTTGAAACGCACCTGTTCGCCTCCCTGAAGGATTTCACCACACCCATTCCCGGCGTGGTGGAAACGCTGGAGGGCCTGAAGGCCCAGGGCATCAAAGTCGGGTCCACCACGGGCTACACGGCGGAGATGATGGACATCGTGCGCCCCGGAGCCGCCGCCCGGGGTTACGTGGTGGACAACCTGGTGACGCCGGATGAAGTTCCCGCGGGGCGTCCCGCGCCGTACATGGTTTACCGGAACATGATTGACCTGGAAGTTCCTTCCGTGAAGCAGGTGGTGAAGGTGGGTGATACGATGGCGGATATCCGGGAAGGGCTGAACGCGGGGGTGCACACCGTAGGCATCATTACGGGTAGCAATGAACTGGGCCTGGGCGAGGAGGATTATGAAGCCACGCCCGCAGAAGAATTGAACAGGATGAAGGAGGAAGTGCGCCGCCGCATGCTGGATGCAGGCGCCCATTACGTGCTGGATTCCATCCGTGAGCTTCCCGCCTGCATTGAAGAGATCAACGCCTCCATGAACCGCTAG
- a CDS encoding ABC transporter permease subunit codes for MHKTQIEIRGVFWAVALVFSVFLVLPMALLLGKSFLVGGESGLGNYTAMLASPAFLESFGNSFLISGVSAALTTALAFFLAYAVNNTGLPPLFRKFIAGMTVAPMFLPTITYGFVIIYSFGREGLLTRLLGFQVLDIYGFQGMLLGYTIYTLPIAFLLINNTFKYVDKNFTIVSKVMGDGPVRTFLGTAVRPLVGTLGAALIQSFTLSFTDFGIPASIGGSFDVVAIHLYNEMLGAIPNFGGGAAVAVSMLLPSIISILLINYLERYNFRYNKVSRQDIVKSPLRDAVCGAGSLAVIGTIAAVFAVMFVVPFVRNWPYEVEFSMDRFMRILSSRGLLSIYGNSLWVALLTALLGTLLSYGAALASARSGLGRVARGAIDGIAVVTNTIPGIVLGLAFLFAFTGTSLQNTFLILVLCNVVHFFTTPYLMGKSSLEKMNKGWEATASLMGDSWLKTLCRVVVPNSLGTVLEMFSYYFINSMITISAVIFLVGARTAVLTTKIKELQHYAQFDSIFVMSLLILATNILARVILGGIAARCTKKQ; via the coding sequence ATGCATAAAACCCAGATAGAAATCCGGGGCGTGTTCTGGGCGGTTGCCCTGGTGTTCTCCGTCTTCCTGGTCCTGCCCATGGCGCTGCTGCTGGGCAAGTCCTTCCTGGTAGGCGGGGAATCCGGCCTGGGGAATTATACGGCCATGCTGGCCAGCCCGGCATTCCTGGAATCCTTCGGGAACAGTTTTTTGATTTCCGGGGTTTCCGCGGCGCTGACCACCGCGCTGGCCTTTTTCCTGGCGTATGCCGTGAACAATACGGGGCTGCCGCCCTTGTTCCGCAAGTTCATTGCGGGAATGACGGTGGCGCCCATGTTCCTGCCCACCATCACGTACGGCTTCGTCATCATCTACTCCTTCGGCAGGGAAGGGCTGCTGACGCGGCTGCTGGGGTTCCAGGTGCTGGACATTTACGGCTTCCAGGGGATGCTGCTGGGTTACACCATTTACACGCTGCCGATCGCCTTCCTGCTGATCAACAATACCTTCAAGTATGTAGACAAGAACTTTACCATCGTTTCCAAGGTGATGGGGGACGGCCCCGTGCGCACCTTCCTGGGAACGGCCGTGAGGCCGCTGGTGGGTACGCTGGGGGCGGCGCTGATCCAGTCGTTCACGCTGAGTTTTACGGACTTCGGCATTCCTGCCTCCATCGGGGGCAGTTTTGACGTGGTGGCCATCCATTTGTACAATGAAATGCTGGGGGCCATACCGAACTTCGGCGGCGGCGCGGCGGTAGCCGTTTCCATGCTGCTGCCGTCCATCATCAGCATCCTGCTGATCAATTACCTGGAACGGTACAATTTCCGGTACAACAAGGTTTCACGCCAGGACATCGTTAAAAGCCCGCTGAGGGACGCCGTGTGCGGCGCCGGGTCCCTGGCCGTCATCGGAACCATCGCGGCGGTTTTCGCGGTCATGTTCGTGGTGCCTTTTGTCAGGAACTGGCCTTATGAAGTGGAATTTTCCATGGACCGTTTCATGCGCATCCTGTCTTCCCGCGGCCTGCTCTCCATTTACGGCAATTCCCTGTGGGTGGCCCTGCTGACCGCTCTACTGGGCACCCTGCTTTCCTACGGCGCCGCGCTGGCCTCTGCGCGCTCCGGCCTGGGGAGGGTGGCCCGCGGCGCGATTGATGGAATCGCCGTGGTGACCAACACCATTCCGGGCATAGTGCTCGGCCTGGCGTTCCTGTTCGCCTTCACGGGAACCAGCCTGCAAAACACCTTCCTGATTCTGGTGCTCTGCAACGTGGTCCATTTCTTTACCACGCCCTACCTGATGGGCAAGAGCTCCCTGGAGAAAATGAACAAGGGCTGGGAGGCTACGGCTTCCCTGATGGGTGATTCCTGGCTGAAAACCCTGTGCCGGGTTGTGGTGCCCAATTCACTGGGAACCGTGCTGGAAATGTTCAGCTATTATTTCATCAACAGCATGATCACGATCAGCGCCGTCATCTTCCTGGTGGGCGCCAGAACGGCCGTGCTGACCACCAAGATCAAGGAATTGCAGCATTACGCGCAGTTTGACTCCATCTTTGTGATGTCCCTCCTGATTCTGGCCACGAATATTCTGGCCAGGGTCATTCTGGGCGGCATTGCCGCCAGATGCACTAAAAAACAATAA
- a CDS encoding ABC transporter substrate-binding protein, whose amino-acid sequence MKRQSTMVACALAAVSGVLLCLGGCNQSPEVVIYSNADEESRLAMQDALDRAGFSGQYIFSSFSTSELGGKIMAEGSNIEADVITASTYYLESAQQGHRMFAPLSFTFHALEKTPGFCAPLTAQEGAIFINTRALQENGLPRPAALKDLASPVYRGFISIPNIRSSSTAWLMVQALVSAYGEQEAGRLLHGMMENAGPHLENSGSGPLKKVRAGEVAIAFGLRHQAVADRKAGLPIDYVDPAEGNFMLTESVCVTDKGAGTNPLAMKMAEVLVHGARPGILKVYPVPLYEGEASGEEARSSNVKAFPEPLTVDLLKRHQALMN is encoded by the coding sequence ATGAAAAGACAATCCACCATGGTTGCCTGCGCGCTTGCCGCCGTTTCCGGAGTCCTTCTGTGCCTGGGCGGCTGCAACCAGAGCCCGGAGGTAGTGATTTATTCCAACGCGGATGAAGAATCCCGGCTCGCCATGCAGGACGCCCTGGATAGGGCCGGATTTTCCGGACAGTACATTTTTTCCTCCTTCAGCACCTCCGAGCTGGGCGGAAAGATCATGGCGGAGGGCAGCAACATTGAGGCGGACGTGATTACCGCCTCCACCTACTACCTGGAAAGCGCGCAGCAGGGCCACCGGATGTTCGCCCCCCTCTCCTTCACGTTTCATGCCCTGGAAAAGACGCCCGGTTTCTGCGCGCCCCTCACGGCGCAGGAAGGGGCCATTTTCATCAATACGAGGGCGCTTCAGGAGAACGGCCTTCCGCGGCCCGCAGCCCTGAAAGACCTGGCCAGCCCGGTGTACAGGGGCTTCATCTCCATTCCCAACATCCGCAGTTCCTCCACGGCATGGCTGATGGTCCAGGCCCTGGTCAGCGCGTACGGGGAGCAGGAGGCGGGGCGCCTGCTGCACGGCATGATGGAGAACGCGGGGCCTCATCTGGAAAATTCCGGTTCCGGACCGCTGAAGAAGGTGCGCGCCGGGGAGGTGGCGATTGCCTTCGGCCTGCGCCACCAGGCCGTGGCGGACAGGAAGGCCGGCCTGCCCATTGATTACGTGGACCCGGCGGAAGGCAATTTCATGCTGACGGAGTCCGTCTGCGTGACGGACAAGGGAGCCGGAACCAACCCGCTGGCGATGAAAATGGCGGAGGTGCTGGTTCATGGCGCGCGCCCCGGCATCCTCAAGGTTTATCCCGTGCCGCTGTATGAGGGGGAAGCCTCCGGAGAGGAGGCCAGATCATCCAACGTGAAGGCCTTTCCCGAACCGCTGACGGTGGACTTGCTGAAAAGGCACCAGGCGTTGATGAATTAG
- a CDS encoding 4Fe-4S binding protein — MIGPGLISSFCFLMTAAHFLRGGVNAGVILCLALAALSFSGCGWLRRSVTFLLLASLVFWGVESVHLAGMRIVEGLPFVRLAAILMGVLLLHAGAILWRSRGEKGLSAPELARSRVFSASVVLLFALDALAPFPLLLGERVFPWQGFNGLAILLLAWWGGYCAAGLLNPQASPRRRRVMWTVFASVFFLQFLLGVTVASSLLMTGRLHLPVPFMMLSGPVYRGEGMFMLALFSVSVLLAGSAWCSHLCYFGVWDCLSASFSRRKGHPVKGGKDSRDWRWVFLAAAAGLPLLLAILGVPLGYALAAALAAALAAPFAWKRSSASGVREYCSRFCPMGLAASLLGRLSSWRMRVGEACTGCMKCASACRDLAISREGGVCHISRRCTLCRDCISRCSRGALGFGMAGPFSSVPSARADLYFVTLISVMHVVFLATARV; from the coding sequence ATGATTGGCCCCGGACTCATCTCCTCCTTCTGTTTTCTGATGACGGCCGCCCATTTTTTACGCGGCGGCGTAAATGCGGGGGTTATTTTGTGCCTGGCGCTGGCGGCCCTGTCTTTTTCCGGGTGCGGCTGGCTCCGCAGGAGCGTCACGTTCCTGCTGCTGGCCTCACTGGTTTTTTGGGGAGTGGAATCGGTCCATCTGGCCGGGATGCGGATCGTGGAGGGGCTGCCGTTTGTGCGCCTGGCCGCCATTCTCATGGGCGTCCTGCTGCTCCATGCCGGGGCCATTCTGTGGCGCAGCCGCGGGGAGAAGGGCTTGTCCGCGCCGGAGCTGGCGCGCAGCCGCGTGTTTTCCGCTTCCGTGGTGCTTCTGTTCGCGCTGGATGCACTGGCTCCTTTCCCCCTTCTGCTGGGAGAGCGCGTATTCCCATGGCAGGGCTTCAACGGACTGGCTATTCTGCTGCTGGCCTGGTGGGGCGGCTATTGCGCGGCGGGCCTGCTGAATCCGCAGGCGTCCCCCCGCAGGCGGCGTGTGATGTGGACCGTGTTCGCCTCCGTCTTTTTCCTGCAATTCCTGCTGGGCGTCACGGTAGCCTCCTCCCTGCTGATGACGGGCAGGCTCCACCTCCCCGTGCCGTTCATGATGCTTTCCGGCCCGGTGTACCGCGGAGAGGGGATGTTCATGCTGGCGCTGTTCAGCGTGTCCGTGCTTCTGGCGGGGAGCGCCTGGTGCAGCCATCTGTGCTACTTCGGGGTGTGGGACTGTCTGTCCGCCTCCTTCTCCCGCAGGAAGGGGCATCCCGTGAAGGGGGGAAAGGATTCCCGTGACTGGAGATGGGTTTTTCTTGCCGCGGCGGCGGGGCTTCCGCTCCTGCTGGCCATCCTGGGCGTGCCGCTGGGATACGCCCTGGCGGCCGCGCTTGCCGCGGCGCTGGCGGCTCCGTTTGCCTGGAAGAGAAGCTCCGCAAGCGGCGTGCGGGAATATTGCAGCAGGTTCTGCCCCATGGGCCTGGCGGCCAGCCTGCTGGGCAGGCTTTCCTCCTGGCGAATGCGCGTGGGGGAGGCATGCACCGGCTGCATGAAGTGCGCCTCCGCCTGCCGTGACCTGGCCATCTCCCGTGAGGGAGGGGTTTGCCATATTTCCCGCCGCTGCACCCTGTGCCGGGACTGCATTTCCCGGTGTTCCCGCGGCGCGCTTGGCTTCGGCATGGCCGGGCCCTTTTCCTCCGTGCCGTCCGCTCGGGCGGACCTGTACTTTGTAACGCTGATTTCCGTCATGCACGTGGTGTTTCTGGCGACGGCGAGAGTCTGA